The Deinococcus reticulitermitis genome segment ACCCTAGAAGACCTGATGCTGGGTCTGATTCTGAAGCACTACCTCAAGTACGACTACGTCGTGGGCAACCCGCCCTATGTCCGTATACAGGAACTGCCCGAAGAACTCAGGCGCTACTGGGAAGACTATTACGTCTGGGTTGCAGGAAACTTCGACATCTACATCCCGTTCATCGAACGCGCTCTGCTAGAGGCTATCAGGACAGCATTCCAAAATTCGGACTGAGTTTGTGCAGCAGCAGAACCGAGAGCGCAAGCCAGTGAAATCCAAGCAGCGTTCCCTGGAGTCGTTCTAAGTCTCGTGTCAGACGGCGAAAACGTGATGTCCAGGCGAACGTTCGTTCTACAATCCAACGTTTGGGCAGTAACACGAATCCTGAAGTCCCCGCTGGTCGTCGTACGACGACCAG includes the following:
- a CDS encoding transposase; protein product: YDLCREVQCQTGDGVDVMLVDQGYSGEQASIDAALNDVELVVVRRPAGTSGFVLLPKRWIVERTFAWTSRFRRLTRDLERLQGTLLGFHWLALSVLLLHKLSPNFGMLS